The Candidatus Thorarchaeota archaeon genome includes a window with the following:
- a CDS encoding TMEM165/GDT1 family protein, with translation MQMQIYGISAEKITLIEPTARPPLLVRVVFRFMEPEPIVIIESFILALVTVSATELADKTMLVVMCFGAEQQNNGRILLAVVSALMVSTSVAIAVGSGLRAIIPINWLTYVSGVLFIVLGIHSIFFRDDDDEDEETKCSSDAELGAMFSTVLISELGDKSQLAILGLAVNSAFPLAVFSGAFTAFTIVTVLSIGIGSKLGSFGEKSAIHKIAGAIFVAVGFLVLFGIL, from the coding sequence ATGCAAATGCAAATATACGGTATATCTGCGGAGAAAATAACCCTCATTGAACCGACAGCTCGTCCCCCTCTGTTAGTGAGGGTTGTATTTCGTTTCATGGAGCCTGAACCAATAGTGATTATTGAGAGTTTCATCTTAGCTCTGGTTACCGTATCAGCAACAGAGCTTGCCGACAAAACAATGCTTGTTGTAATGTGTTTTGGAGCAGAACAGCAGAATAATGGCCGAATTCTATTGGCAGTTGTTTCAGCTCTGATGGTTTCAACCTCTGTTGCCATAGCCGTTGGGAGCGGTTTGCGAGCCATCATACCGATAAATTGGTTGACATACGTTTCGGGAGTACTATTCATCGTACTAGGTATCCATTCGATATTCTTTCGAGATGATGATGATGAAGATGAAGAAACGAAGTGTTCTTCTGATGCTGAACTGGGCGCCATGTTTTCGACGGTCCTTATTTCAGAACTGGGGGATAAGAGCCAACTTGCGATCCTAGGTTTGGCAGTAAACTCTGCATTCCCGCTTGCTGTATTTTCTGGAGCATTTACAGCTTTCACCATAGTTACTGTGCTTTCAATCGGCATTGGTTCCAAACTTGGTTCATTCGGAGAGAAAAGTGCTATCCATAAGATTGCTGGTGCGATTTTTGTAGCAGTTGGTTTTCTTGTCTTGTTCGGAATTTTATAG